The DNA segment CAGCACGTGATGGAGAACACACGATGGTCATCGAAAGTGATAATTACACTACATCTTTCTCACATTTACAGATGAATTTCTCAGGAACAAGATTTAATTCATGCTGTTGGTTCAGGCAACTCATAGAATTTCGAAAGTATTGACAGTAATCAAGAGATCTATGAAACCTCGATGACGCTTGATTCAGGCGTAAGGCCACACTTTGAGTTCTTTTCTTGCGATGAGGACGTGCCTTTCGCTATATTACCCGCATGAAGTGAGATCTGTTTGGAACATTAAAAAGGTTGAAGGACATACAAACTACGCCAATCCCTGCTCCATCGCTATCGATTCTTCTGGATTCCCATATATTGCTTACTCTCAAATAATAGAACCATACTTTGAAGTGGGAATAGTTATTCGAAACTCACGCACCGATGATCCCTTTCTTAATCGGAACTTCAAAGAATTCAGCGCAAAGAGTCATTATCCATTCATGTCAACAACTTCTTATGGTCGTGCAATGGAAATCTTCACCAGATCGCATGCAGTGACCGGCGAAAACAGGAGTGTGGTCGTTTTGATAATTTGGGTTAACTACTACGAGACCGGTATCTCTACGATAGATACCTACGTCAGGGCACCACAATATACGGACCGTCAATCATAATCGATCAAGAGGATATTCCTCACATAACATATTCTACTCATGGTACGTGTAATAGTAATGTGATTTACACCACTATTGTTAATGATGAATGTATGGTTGAGACAATTGATAACAGCCATTAGTTTTGAGACTATTCAGAGCCGGCAATATTAATTGATTCACAGAAAAGGGTTCATCTTATCTATAAGAACGACAAAGATGGAAAGCTGGTCTACGCAATAAAGGACGATGATAGATAGAAAAAGCAAGTAATTATAAATCAGCTGTATCATATGGAGCGCAAAGGGTTACAAATAGCCACGGGCTCCATGGACAGACCAGTCATAGGCTACAAACGCGGAATATATATTAACATTTTTTTGAAATGAAAACCAACCCACCGTCTTCCGCCGATGAATTTCAAAGTCGAGATTGGAGGCGAATTTGTCCATTTAACCGGGTCTTCACCGAATGATGATGGTGGATCGCAAATAAGCGGATAGGTGATTTGCAGGGGAAATAAAGGGGAAATTCTAGAACAGTACCTTACGGTAAGAGCTTCAACAAGAAGCGTAAAAGAATTAGGTCTGACCAGCGATGTCGTATACATCTATGCGATGGCTGCAATAAATGAAGCTCGGATTGAAGAACTATCAGAAGCGCAAAAGAGCGATTCCGCATGATCAATTAATGTCAGCGACGATTGCAGTAGCAGCAGCCGGGGCCGGTGGTGCAGCTGTTGAGGCAATACTTGGAAGATTCTTGGTGAGGTGATTTTTAAAAAGGCTTGAATCATTTCCAAAAAACCGTATTTCAACGGGGATCTGGAAGCAAATATATTTAATCCTTCTCAGATTTGGTTCTCTTTTGATCTTACTCTTGTTTGAAAGAGGGGGGGTGATCAGATAGGTGAGCTACTTTTGGGATTACCGGCACTATATATTGGTGGAGTTCTTGTAGTCGCACTTCTCGTGCTAATGGGGTACGCTGATCAAAAGGGCGCATCAATTTTCATATTTGTTGTTGCATTTTTGGCGACTGCTGTTGGTTTCTACAATTGGCTGGCCCTTGGTAGTCCTTTAGCCATGGCACAGGTGCTTCTTTTTGCATTTACGTACTGGATGCTTGGTTACAACTGGTATACAGGTGCTACAGACAACAGATCTCTTGGATGGTATTGTCTGTTCGTTGCAATCAATGTCATACCGTTCGCATATTATGTATGGGATGCAAAAATGTACATTCTCGGCGTCAATTGGGTGCTTTGGGGACTCGCATGGTTTATGTTCTGGGTAGTCATGGGAATACAGAAAACGCAATTCATGAAATTGACAATAGTCATCACGTGGATTGCTGCGATCGTTGTGTGGATTAGTGCCTTGGGTTGGTTGCTTGGTTGGTTTGGCTTTTAACTTCCTGGGACCAGATTATGAGGTTTGAAACAGTTGAGGAAACTGGGGCGCATAGTCACACAAAACTCCTTTTCATTTTTTCTAAGTTTAAAGGACGATCTCGATTGTAACGCTAGGAAACGAGCAAGAATCATAATTGTCTGTCGAGTTAGATAGCATTGAGAATCAAAGAAATCTAGAATTTGAGCATCTGGGGGATAGCTATATCGGCAAACATGTTCTATTTCTAGCAAAAAGTTGTAGAAGATTGTTGAATATTCAACAATGGTGTGAGAAACGCTAAGCTAAAGTAAATTAATGAGACCATTTATGCCATACTGAATACATGTGCAATCTTTTCTCAATCCGAATAAAAAGTTTCTTCAGAAAGAAACCTTTTCATCGATGCACATTAGAAAATAAAAGCTATCAGTCGCATAAGCGGGTCAGAACTCTTAAGAAAAAGCTGCAGTCATGATCTCACAAAACTTATTTTGATGGTGATCAAATATTTATTGACAAACAAATTGATAATGAGATTAAGTGAGGCTACTATGAATGAACGAATATGTCGCATTAATGATAATAAAAAGAAATGTACATGTACTTACGAACCTTGCAGTCGAAAGGGACTCTGTTGCGAATGCATTCGATATCACTGGCAAAATCGGGAGCTTCCGGGCTGTTTATTCCCTAAGGAAATCGAACGCACTTACGATAGATCTCTCGAGTGCTTCCTAGAATATTATTCCAAATAATGAGTTGGGAGAATGTTCTCGGAAAAACCAGGATACTATTATGCGGTGTGTTGCGATTCTGCAAATTACTAAGCAATATCAAGGCTACTCTGTTTCTTGCCTAATCTCGCACGATCGAGCCTTTCGCCCGTGATCATGTAGTTCACACGTTCTCCGATGTTGCAGGCATGATCTGCAATCCTTTCTAGGTACCTTGCAATGAGTATGAAACGCATTCCCATGGGCACTTTCTTCGGATCCTCCATCATATATGTCAGAACCTCTCGGAAAATACTCTCATATAGTGCATCAACCTCATCATCCATCTTGAACAGATTGAGTGCTCTCTGCAAATCCCTGTCGGTAAATGATTTTACGGCATCGTCTACCATAGAGATGACAAGAGACGCCATGTGAGGAATACTTACAAGCTTCTTGAAGTATTTTTGGCCCTTGAGGAAATCAATCACTTCTGCAATGTCCTTCGCGTACCTGCCAATTCTATTAAGATCTGTAATCATTTTCAAGCAGGTGGAAACTGTTCTCAGATCACTCGCAACAGGCGTATGGAGCGCGATGAGATCGATGCAATGCTTTTCGATCTTCATATCACATTCGTAAATGACTCCATCAAGTCTTTCCACATCATCTTTTAACGAAAATTCCTCATTTACAATCGCCCTCACAGCTTTCTCAATAGCCTCCTTCGCTAAATTTCCCATCCCAGCTACTTCATCATTGAGTTTCGCTAATTCATCGCTCAAAACAGTTCTCGCCAATTTAACCAAACCTCCCAGTGATATATTGTTCAGTCAACTGCTTCTTAGGCTTTTCAAACAGCTTTCTTGTTTCATCCATTTCGATGAGTTCTCCCATATAGAAAAACGCGGTCGTATCAGATACCCTTGCCGCTTGCTGCATATTATGCGTTACGATTACTACCGTATAATCTCTTTTTAGATCTACCAATAAATCCTCTATTTTCGCGGTGGCGATTGGATCTAGAGCCGAGCAGGGCTCATCAAAAAGGATAACCTCAGGTTTGACAGCTAGAGCCCTAGCAATGCACAATCGCTGCTGCTGACCGCCAGACAGGTCGTATGCTGGTTTGTTAAGCCTGTCCTTAACTTCATCCCATAACGCAGCCCTCTTAAGACTCCATTCAACCAACGCATCCAAATCGCTCTTCTTTTTGACGCCGTGAATACGGGGGGCAAATGCAATATTCTCGTAGATCGATTTTGGGAAAGGGTTTGGTTTTTGAAAGACCATTCCTATTTTTTTTCTCACCTCGACAACATCAACACCTTTCCCGTAAATATCGAAGCCATCTATCCATACGTGTCCACTTACTTTGCATCCTGGGATGATATCATTCATTCTATTAAGGCTCCTAATGAATGTCGTTTTCCCGCAACCAGATGGACCGATTATTGCTGTGATCTCATTCCTTTGGATGTTCATTGAAATACCCTTGAGCACTTTGCAGCTTCCAAAGGATACCACAAGATTCTCAACTACAATCTCATGTGCCAAGCTTACCACCTATATTTTTTCCTGAATCTTCTCCTTAGGATTATCGCCATCAAATTCATCCCAATAACAAGTATCAGAAGAACAAACGCCGTTCCGTATTGTATGGGTCTTGTTGCCATCAGATCTGATGACTGAGTTGCAACGGTGTAAAGATGAAACGGCAACGCCATGAATTGGGAAAAAATAGAGTCGGGAAGATGCCTCATATAATATGCTGCGCCAGTCATAAGGATTGGTGCCGTTTCTCCTGCAGCACGAGAAAGCGACAGTATTATTCCGGTGAGAATGCCAGACATCGCGTAAGGAACGACATG comes from the Methanomassiliicoccales archaeon genome and includes:
- a CDS encoding AmiS/UreI family transporter, which translates into the protein MGLPALYIGGVLVVALLVLMGYADQKGASIFIFVVAFLATAVGFYNWLALGSPLAMAQVLLFAFTYWMLGYNWYTGATDNRSLGWYCLFVAINVIPFAYYVWDAKMYILGVNWVLWGLAWFMFWVVMGIQKTQFMKLTIVITWIAAIVVWISALGWLLGWFGF
- the phoU gene encoding phosphate signaling complex protein PhoU, with protein sequence MARTVLSDELAKLNDEVAGMGNLAKEAIEKAVRAIVNEEFSLKDDVERLDGVIYECDMKIEKHCIDLIALHTPVASDLRTVSTCLKMITDLNRIGRYAKDIAEVIDFLKGQKYFKKLVSIPHMASLVISMVDDAVKSFTDRDLQRALNLFKMDDEVDALYESIFREVLTYMMEDPKKVPMGMRFILIARYLERIADHACNIGERVNYMITGERLDRARLGKKQSSLDIA
- the pstB gene encoding phosphate ABC transporter ATP-binding protein PstB, which gives rise to MAHEIVVENLVVSFGSCKVLKGISMNIQRNEITAIIGPSGCGKTTFIRSLNRMNDIIPGCKVSGHVWIDGFDIYGKGVDVVEVRKKIGMVFQKPNPFPKSIYENIAFAPRIHGVKKKSDLDALVEWSLKRAALWDEVKDRLNKPAYDLSGGQQQRLCIARALAVKPEVILFDEPCSALDPIATAKIEDLLVDLKRDYTVVIVTHNMQQAARVSDTTAFFYMGELIEMDETRKLFEKPKKQLTEQYITGRFG